The following proteins are co-located in the bacterium genome:
- a CDS encoding cob(I)yrinic acid a,c-diamide adenosyltransferase: MLKTGLVQVYTGNGKGKTTAAIGQAIRAKGNGLNVYMIQFLKKDDSSGEQVVLRELGVDIKCFGHDYAFCEKLGQERKKKAKDFFKKIIDKIANEIEQKHYDLVILDEVNLLIRGNLLDKERLVEFLKNKPQNTELILTGRGEDKEIIELSDLVTRYVKIKHPYDKKIKARLGIEL; this comes from the coding sequence ATGTTAAAAACAGGACTTGTTCAGGTATATACCGGAAATGGTAAAGGCAAGACAACAGCAGCAATAGGACAAGCAATTCGTGCTAAGGGCAACGGGTTAAATGTTTATATGATCCAATTCCTGAAAAAGGATGATAGTTCAGGAGAACAAGTTGTCCTGAGGGAGCTGGGAGTTGATATTAAGTGTTTTGGCCATGATTATGCATTTTGTGAAAAGTTAGGACAAGAGAGAAAGAAAAAGGCGAAAGATTTTTTTAAGAAAATTATAGATAAGATTGCTAACGAGATAGAACAGAAACATTATGATCTAGTGATACTTGATGAAGTAAATCTTTTGATAAGAGGAAATTTACTTGATAAAGAGAGGCTTGTAGAATTTCTTAAAAATAAGCCTCAAAATACAGAGCTTATTTTGACAGGCAGAGGAGAAGATAAGGAAATTATTGAGCTTTCTGATTTAGTAACACGGTATGTAAAGATTAAACATCCGTATGATAAGAAAATAAAAGCGAGGCTTGGAATTGAGTTATGA
- a CDS encoding cobyric acid synthase, whose protein sequence is MQAKTIMIQGTGSYVGKSVVTAALCRIFMADGYKVAPFKAQNMALNSFVTKNGEEMGRAQVVQAEACGIEPSVDMNPVLLKPSSDVGCQVIVMGKPVGNMDSVTYHKHKPKLMNVVIASFNRLAEENDIVVIEGAGSPAEINLRKNDIVNMSIAEKIDAPVILVGDINLGGVFAWLVGTMELISDSEKKRVKGFLINKFRGDRSLLEPAITFLEKKTQKPVLGVIPYFTDIKIQEEDSVCIDPYKSSSSARDRDNIRIKVIYLPHISNFTDFDMLEKEHGVELEYIKQSDGLKHADVIIIPGSKNTIDDLAVLRKSGFTSKIKEYSRKGVSIIGICGGYQMLGREIIDPDHIETKKTNIKGMGLLDITTTIKKEKQTHQIKAYDNLFSSGEIHGYEIHMGQTRLDNTTKPIFEIFERSGKGVNIKDGTKSCDGRVWGTYIHGIFDNDNFRAAFLNNIRKSKRLPEGGLNNLFDKEQEYDKLALLVRKSVDMKKIYSIMGLRC, encoded by the coding sequence ATGCAAGCAAAGACAATAATGATTCAGGGAACTGGTTCTTATGTGGGCAAAAGTGTAGTTACTGCTGCGCTGTGCAGAATATTTATGGCTGATGGTTATAAAGTAGCGCCATTTAAGGCGCAGAATATGGCTTTAAATTCCTTTGTAACCAAAAATGGTGAAGAGATGGGAAGAGCCCAGGTTGTTCAGGCAGAAGCTTGTGGAATAGAGCCCTCAGTCGATATGAATCCTGTTTTACTCAAACCATCATCGGATGTGGGATGTCAGGTTATTGTCATGGGAAAACCTGTCGGAAATATGGACAGCGTTACATACCATAAGCATAAACCAAAATTAATGAATGTAGTAATAGCATCATTTAACAGACTTGCAGAGGAAAATGACATAGTTGTAATAGAAGGAGCCGGTTCTCCTGCAGAGATCAATTTACGAAAAAACGATATTGTGAATATGAGTATTGCCGAAAAAATAGATGCGCCTGTAATCCTTGTCGGCGATATAAATCTGGGCGGAGTTTTTGCGTGGCTTGTCGGCACTATGGAGCTTATATCAGATAGTGAGAAAAAACGTGTTAAGGGATTTTTAATAAACAAGTTTCGGGGAGACAGAAGTCTTTTGGAACCTGCAATAACATTTTTGGAGAAAAAAACGCAGAAACCTGTTCTTGGCGTGATCCCGTATTTTACCGATATAAAGATTCAGGAAGAAGATTCTGTATGTATTGATCCTTACAAAAGTAGTTCTTCTGCGAGAGATAGGGATAATATAAGAATAAAGGTTATTTATTTACCTCATATTTCCAATTTTACAGATTTTGATATGCTGGAGAAGGAACACGGTGTGGAGCTTGAGTATATTAAGCAGTCTGATGGGCTTAAACATGCAGACGTTATCATAATTCCAGGCAGTAAAAACACAATAGATGATTTAGCAGTTCTGAGAAAGAGTGGTTTTACATCAAAAATAAAAGAATACAGCAGAAAGGGAGTTTCTATAATTGGTATATGTGGCGGCTATCAAATGCTTGGTAGAGAAATTATTGACCCAGATCATATTGAAACTAAAAAAACAAACATAAAAGGAATGGGTTTGTTAGATATAACTACAACAATAAAAAAAGAAAAACAAACTCATCAGATAAAAGCATATGATAACCTTTTCTCCTCAGGAGAAATACATGGTTATGAGATACATATGGGTCAGACACGGTTAGACAATACAACAAAACCAATTTTTGAGATATTCGAGAGGTCTGGCAAAGGGGTTAACATAAAAGACGGGACAAAAAGTTGTGATGGAAGAGTATGGGGGACATATATTCACGGCATTTTTGATAATGATAATTTTAGGGCTGCATTTTTAAATAATATAAGGAAATCCAAACGATTACCAGAAGGAGGATTAAACAATCTGTTTGATAAGGAACAGGAGTATGATAAATTAGCTTTATTAGTAAGAAAGAGTGTGGATATGAAGAAGATATATTCTATAATGGGGTTAAGATGTTAA